The Methanoplanus sp. FWC-SCC4 genome has a window encoding:
- a CDS encoding nicotinate phosphoribosyltransferase, which translates to MGIFQTIDDEIIRAGDCTDIYFIRTEEILAAEDKNPKVTAEITVSSLPDGWGILCGLSDALWLLEGLPIDVYAMPEGSMFYPGEPVIRIVGNYRDFCRFETSLLGFLCHASGIASAAALIKGCAGERAVYSFGSRRQHPSIAEMIERSAWIGGVDGVSNTCAPSGLPLIGTMPHSFVMCYDNPKDSWVSFAKHAPEDVPRVMLCDTFCDEKREALSAAKRGAVAIRLDTPSSRKGDMRSILEEVRWELDVNGFENVRLFLSGGLGAGDILEFRDIVDAFGVGGAIANAPVVDFSLDIVEIEGKPVSKRGKKSGVKEVYEFENGNHILLPAGAPAPENTKPMLKIFMKDGQILSMPDMNKSRMRVLMAIQNMTE; encoded by the coding sequence ATGGGAATATTTCAGACGATAGATGACGAAATAATACGGGCAGGGGACTGCACTGATATCTATTTTATAAGGACTGAAGAAATACTGGCTGCTGAGGACAAAAATCCCAAAGTGACTGCGGAAATAACAGTTTCTTCCCTTCCTGACGGATGGGGGATATTGTGTGGTCTCTCCGATGCTCTCTGGCTTTTGGAAGGTCTTCCAATTGATGTCTATGCAATGCCTGAAGGAAGTATGTTCTATCCGGGAGAGCCTGTAATCAGAATTGTCGGGAATTACCGTGATTTTTGCAGGTTTGAGACATCACTCCTCGGATTTTTATGTCATGCATCCGGTATCGCTTCCGCTGCTGCACTGATTAAGGGATGTGCAGGCGAGCGGGCGGTGTACTCTTTTGGTTCAAGAAGGCAGCATCCGTCTATTGCAGAGATGATTGAAAGATCGGCATGGATTGGTGGTGTTGACGGGGTCAGCAACACATGTGCCCCATCAGGGCTTCCTTTGATAGGAACTATGCCACACTCCTTTGTCATGTGCTATGACAATCCAAAAGATTCCTGGGTTTCGTTTGCAAAGCATGCCCCTGAAGATGTTCCAAGGGTCATGCTCTGCGATACTTTCTGTGATGAAAAAAGAGAGGCACTTTCCGCCGCAAAGAGAGGGGCGGTTGCAATCAGGCTTGATACTCCTAGTTCAAGAAAGGGTGACATGAGATCCATTCTTGAAGAAGTCAGATGGGAACTTGACGTGAACGGCTTTGAAAATGTAAGGCTGTTTCTCTCAGGCGGCCTTGGTGCAGGTGATATTCTGGAGTTTCGGGACATTGTGGACGCCTTTGGTGTCGGGGGGGCAATTGCCAATGCTCCTGTTGTGGACTTTTCCCTTGACATTGTCGAGATAGAAGGAAAGCCTGTGTCAAAAAGGGGGAAGAAGAGTGGTGTTAAGGAAGTGTATGAGTTTGAAAATGGAAATCACATTCTTCTGCCGGCAGGTGCCCCTGCACCTGAGAATACAAAACCGATGCTTAAAATATTTATGAAGGACGGACAGATTCTGTCGATGCCGGATATGAACAAGTCCCGTATGAGAGTTCTTATGGCAATTCAAAATATGACTGAATGA
- a CDS encoding diacylglycerol/polyprenol kinase family protein, giving the protein MKEVYRQLSHMFFGLLIALFIYFADKTLSTAIMGLVVFVSVIISDAISKGIKIPLFSYIIKRLEREVNVPGKGTIVFFISTLFCLLFFEKSDVFLGILVLALLDSFSTIIGIKFGRTKIYKEKSLEGTIAGIIASFIALVYFTGPVTALIASTGAGIAELISPVDDNLVIPVVVCIILSII; this is encoded by the coding sequence ATGAAAGAAGTGTACAGACAGTTATCACATATGTTCTTCGGACTTTTAATCGCCCTTTTCATCTACTTCGCAGATAAAACCCTCTCAACAGCCATAATGGGACTTGTCGTATTTGTTTCAGTCATAATATCGGATGCGATTTCAAAAGGAATTAAGATACCTCTCTTCTCATACATCATAAAAAGACTCGAAAGAGAAGTAAACGTCCCCGGAAAAGGCACAATAGTTTTTTTCATAAGCACTCTGTTTTGTCTTCTCTTCTTTGAAAAATCAGATGTTTTTTTGGGAATTCTGGTCCTCGCATTACTTGACAGCTTTTCAACAATAATTGGAATAAAATTTGGAAGGACAAAAATCTACAAAGAAAAATCCCTTGAAGGAACAATCGCGGGAATTATTGCATCTTTCATAGCTCTTGTTTATTTCACCGGACCAGTGACGGCATTAATTGCAAGCACGGGTGCCGGAATTGCCGAACTCATATCACCGGTTGATGACAATCTTGTAATTCCCGTAGTGGTATGCATCATTCTCTCAATAATATAA
- a CDS encoding MTAP family purine nucleoside phosphorylase — MLGIVGGTSLLYADLPELEKKTIATPFGPSEIYLGEIALLMRHQYRTPPHKINYAACISAMALSGVDRIIAFGSTGSLKAEIQPGTIVLPDDYFSPYSIPTIHNNAIGHVAPSIDKELIKKLSEIIPEAKTGGTYVQTAGPRFETSAEIDFLKNAGDIVGMTVASEATIANELGIPFAAICSVDNYCNGLCKDELSYEAILEKSKANKEKIEDIISEVISKI, encoded by the coding sequence ATGCTAGGAATCGTAGGCGGGACAAGCCTTTTGTATGCTGATCTTCCCGAACTTGAAAAAAAGACAATTGCAACACCTTTCGGACCATCAGAAATATACCTGGGAGAAATAGCACTTCTGATGCGCCATCAGTATCGCACACCGCCGCATAAGATAAATTATGCCGCATGCATCAGTGCAATGGCTCTGTCAGGTGTTGACAGAATAATTGCATTCGGATCCACGGGATCACTAAAAGCAGAGATTCAACCGGGAACTATCGTTCTTCCGGATGATTATTTCAGCCCTTATTCAATCCCGACAATACATAACAATGCAATAGGGCACGTAGCACCTTCAATAGACAAAGAGTTAATCAAAAAACTCTCTGAAATAATTCCCGAAGCAAAAACCGGCGGAACTTATGTACAGACGGCAGGCCCCCGTTTTGAAACCTCGGCTGAAATAGATTTTCTTAAAAATGCAGGGGATATTGTAGGGATGACAGTTGCAAGCGAAGCAACAATCGCAAACGAACTGGGAATACCATTTGCGGCAATCTGCTCAGTTGACAACTACTGCAACGGCCTTTGTAAAGATGAACTGAGCTATGAAGCAATACTGGAAAAATCAAAGGCAAACAAGGAAAAAATAGAAGATATAATCAGCGAAGTAATAAGCAAAATATGA
- a CDS encoding winged helix-turn-helix transcriptional regulator: protein MNIQQKTILIIFLSAALFVHAGCCEYTVTFGEITEPDADVSGADGIETFWDLPLWIQVSWISSTIIGSVAAIKFFPLIAGKIRYALENAKRQKILDYVIEYPGRCIEELSDEININRETLRYHLGCLENNNHIIIESSDHFKRIFPNHNTFSSQERKIISICHNPVQVKILASILKYPGIRNTDLKDELNLSKSAVTWHIKKMESAGILSVRKSGRSGHYYIKSGLESFVAENLPDEIKENLELERANLT from the coding sequence ATGAACATTCAGCAAAAGACAATTCTAATTATTTTTTTATCAGCCGCTTTGTTTGTTCATGCAGGATGCTGTGAATATACGGTTACTTTTGGCGAAATCACTGAGCCTGATGCCGATGTTTCAGGAGCAGACGGGATTGAAACTTTCTGGGATCTGCCATTATGGATTCAGGTTTCATGGATTTCATCAACTATAATCGGATCAGTTGCTGCAATCAAATTTTTTCCGCTTATTGCAGGAAAAATCAGATATGCACTTGAAAATGCAAAAAGACAGAAAATTCTTGATTACGTAATAGAATATCCGGGAAGATGCATAGAAGAGCTTTCAGATGAAATAAATATTAACAGGGAGACTCTTAGGTATCATCTCGGATGCCTTGAAAATAACAATCATATAATTATTGAAAGTTCAGATCATTTTAAGAGAATTTTCCCGAATCATAACACATTTTCAAGTCAGGAAAGAAAAATTATCAGCATCTGCCACAATCCCGTTCAGGTTAAGATTCTTGCATCAATTCTAAAATACCCGGGGATAAGAAACACCGATCTTAAGGATGAACTAAACCTTTCAAAAAGTGCTGTAACATGGCATATTAAAAAAATGGAGAGTGCAGGCATTCTGTCTGTTCGAAAATCAGGAAGATCAGGGCACTACTACATCAAATCTGGCCTTGAATCTTTTGTAGCTGAAAACCTTCCTGATGAAATAAAGGAAAATCTCGAATTAGAGAGAGCAAATCTGACTTAA
- a CDS encoding amidohydrolase family protein: protein MSNEINETDIFSSNSSVLIRGTLLNGKRQDIFITEEGNIGEISESISGELKNEAEFIIDGSKTVASPGFVNTHTHAAMTLLRGYADDMHLQEWLSEKIWPLEAHLCGEDVYWGTKLACIEMIKSGTVAFNDMYFFMDEAAKAVDECGMKAVLSHGFIDFGSEEKRESEIKATEKLFSDVKKMNNQKIRAAVGPHAPYTVAPEGLSWCSEYAKENDSLLHIHLSETETEVKDCVNQHGMKPAKLLDKCGCLSENTVAAHCCWLDDEECALLGKRGVSVSHNPVSNMKLAVNRAMPYQQLIDAGANVTLGTDGCSSNNNLDILEEMKTAAILQKFFWNSDTLLPAHEAIKMTTESGAKALGFGTGKIETGAPADIVLLKTNISCMTPLYNPESNIVYACGSNAVDTVLCSGRVLMYDGNIPGEEEVYQKAAETAFNLVNRKENADN, encoded by the coding sequence ATGTCAAACGAGATTAACGAAACAGATATTTTCAGCAGTAATTCATCAGTTCTTATAAGGGGAACCCTCCTGAACGGAAAAAGACAGGATATTTTCATAACAGAAGAGGGTAATATCGGAGAGATCAGCGAAAGCATATCGGGGGAATTAAAAAACGAAGCCGAGTTTATAATTGACGGCTCAAAAACAGTTGCATCCCCCGGATTCGTCAACACCCACACCCACGCTGCAATGACTCTTTTAAGAGGTTATGCAGATGACATGCACCTTCAGGAATGGCTTTCTGAAAAGATCTGGCCGCTTGAGGCACACCTATGCGGTGAGGATGTTTACTGGGGAACAAAACTTGCCTGCATTGAGATGATAAAATCCGGAACCGTTGCTTTCAACGACATGTATTTTTTCATGGATGAGGCGGCAAAGGCAGTTGACGAATGCGGAATGAAGGCAGTGCTTTCCCACGGTTTCATAGATTTTGGAAGTGAGGAAAAACGAGAGTCTGAGATAAAAGCAACAGAGAAGCTCTTCTCGGATGTCAAAAAGATGAACAACCAAAAAATCAGGGCAGCTGTCGGCCCCCATGCACCCTACACCGTTGCACCGGAAGGACTCTCATGGTGCTCGGAGTATGCAAAGGAAAATGACAGTCTTTTACACATTCACTTAAGCGAAACTGAAACAGAGGTCAAAGACTGTGTAAACCAGCACGGAATGAAACCTGCAAAACTTCTGGACAAGTGCGGATGTTTGTCTGAAAATACAGTTGCCGCCCACTGCTGCTGGCTCGATGACGAAGAATGTGCACTTCTTGGCAAAAGGGGAGTCTCAGTCTCACACAATCCGGTCTCAAACATGAAACTTGCAGTAAACCGTGCAATGCCCTACCAGCAGCTCATCGATGCAGGTGCAAACGTAACTCTGGGAACAGACGGATGCTCTTCAAACAACAATCTTGACATACTCGAAGAGATGAAGACAGCCGCAATTCTTCAGAAATTCTTCTGGAATTCAGACACACTCCTCCCTGCACATGAAGCAATCAAAATGACAACAGAATCAGGTGCAAAGGCGCTCGGGTTTGGAACAGGCAAAATAGAGACAGGTGCTCCTGCAGATATCGTTCTCCTGAAGACAAATATCTCATGCATGACCCCTCTGTACAATCCGGAATCAAATATTGTCTATGCGTGCGGTTCAAATGCGGTTGACACAGTTTTATGCAGCGGAAGAGTCCTGATGTATGACGGTAACATCCCCGGAGAAGAGGAAGTCTATCAAAAGGCCGCAGAAACTGCATTTAATCTTGTAAATAGAAAAGAAAACGCAGACAATTAA
- a CDS encoding pentapeptide repeat-containing protein — MEEKSLLKFLIIALVLLTASVSVNILLYTNQGGDAENGQNNQVEPSEKTVKTLPESISYLDYTNAYLQGADLAKINAYKTIFINANLREADLHGAKLTLADLTGANLKNADLIGAKLDYAILVNADLEDADLSYADLRGADLTGADLRGAIIEGADLRWIKGEYLR; from the coding sequence ATGGAAGAAAAATCATTACTAAAATTTTTAATAATCGCACTCGTTCTCCTTACTGCATCCGTCTCAGTCAATATACTATTATACACAAATCAGGGAGGAGATGCTGAAAACGGGCAGAATAACCAGGTTGAGCCTTCAGAAAAAACAGTAAAAACCCTTCCCGAATCAATATCATATCTTGATTACACAAATGCTTACCTCCAGGGCGCTGACCTTGCAAAGATTAACGCATACAAGACAATTTTCATAAATGCAAACTTAAGGGAAGCAGATTTACACGGTGCAAAACTCACCCTCGCTGACCTCACAGGGGCAAACCTGAAAAATGCGGATTTAATAGGTGCAAAACTGGACTACGCGATACTTGTAAACGCAGATCTTGAAGATGCAGACTTAAGTTATGCAGATCTCCGGGGTGCAGATCTGACAGGGGCGGATTTACGAGGCGCAATAATTGAAGGCGCAGACCTAAGATGGATAAAAGGGGAATATCTCAGATAA
- a CDS encoding phospholipase C/P1 nuclease family protein, with amino-acid sequence MKIKKGMRAFCLLMVMIFVGAVFVPAVSAESIDLKISNDGEIQLAIPPGVTLNIDNDAQYRESLTYIKEYLLKSDIGSKEYSEILRLINEELMKTEIAMEDYISILNLAVPYMPDPHQTNAKWGGNIHKAMAYDAAITRGLSSANAQILYNYADDADQLAPPLSSCNHYANTLGPSSAELYAGWAIDNINNNNEVQGYQDLAYALHFMTDMSMPFHNNYVDLINHQEYESYVGSNWANGKNFQSAMVDYYYTINDVSDTASYLNSITSGYKIYISDLINYNRPNDDWKDDPTVIANTMLSIAAGSRYNNGLVKYVQDRT; translated from the coding sequence ATGAAAATCAAAAAAGGCATGCGGGCTTTTTGCCTGCTTATGGTAATGATTTTTGTCGGGGCAGTGTTTGTTCCGGCGGTTAGTGCGGAAAGTATAGATTTGAAAATATCAAATGATGGAGAAATTCAACTTGCTATTCCCCCGGGAGTTACTCTAAACATTGATAATGATGCCCAGTATAGGGAATCATTAACATACATCAAAGAATACCTGTTAAAATCGGATATTGGTTCGAAGGAATATTCAGAGATCCTTAGGCTAATTAATGAAGAGTTGATGAAAACAGAAATTGCTATGGAAGATTATATTAGCATACTTAACCTTGCAGTTCCATATATGCCTGACCCTCATCAGACCAATGCGAAATGGGGAGGGAATATTCATAAGGCTATGGCTTATGATGCAGCAATTACCAGAGGATTATCATCTGCAAATGCACAGATTTTGTATAATTATGCCGATGATGCCGATCAATTAGCTCCACCATTAAGTTCATGTAACCACTACGCTAATACTTTAGGTCCATCAAGTGCTGAATTATACGCAGGTTGGGCTATTGACAACATTAACAATAATAACGAAGTACAAGGTTACCAAGATCTAGCATATGCGCTACATTTTATGACTGACATGTCAATGCCTTTTCATAATAATTATGTAGATCTTATTAATCATCAGGAATATGAGTCATATGTAGGTAGTAATTGGGCAAACGGCAAAAATTTTCAATCAGCAATGGTTGATTATTATTATACAATAAATGACGTATCTGACACTGCAAGTTATCTGAATTCAATTACTTCGGGATATAAAATTTATATCTCAGATTTAATCAATTATAATAGACCTAACGATGATTGGAAAGATGATCCTACTGTAATAGCTAATACAATGCTGTCTATAGCAGCAGGTTCACGTTATAATAACGGCCTTGTGAAATATGTCCAGGACAGGACATAA
- a CDS encoding GNAT family N-acetyltransferase: MAGNTSGNAENVIVRNLHPAEIKTAIKWAAIEGWNPGIYDGECHYAVDPEGWFAAEINEEMVGIVQFSNYDDNFSFGGFLVVKEEFRNMGIGDALLKTGLAHTKGSICGADGVFEMQDTYSRKYGLIFAYRNIRWEGEIRGEKNHGLLKAEDVPFESLLSYDARHFPVVREKFLERWVNQKESTCLVSCEGDLINGYGMIRKCVEGYKIGPLFADNPDIAEKIFSGLCGSVESGPVYLDTPEPNSDAVALAKKYNMTEVFGTARMYTKEIPKLPLENIFGVTSFEMG; the protein is encoded by the coding sequence ATGGCAGGGAATACCTCCGGAAATGCTGAAAATGTAATTGTCAGAAATCTGCACCCGGCTGAGATCAAAACCGCAATAAAATGGGCAGCAATAGAGGGATGGAATCCGGGGATTTATGATGGTGAATGCCATTATGCCGTTGATCCTGAGGGCTGGTTTGCGGCTGAGATTAACGAAGAGATGGTTGGAATTGTTCAGTTTTCAAATTATGATGATAACTTTTCATTCGGAGGTTTTCTGGTTGTAAAAGAGGAATTTCGAAATATGGGCATCGGTGATGCACTCCTGAAAACCGGTCTTGCACATACGAAGGGGAGTATATGCGGTGCTGACGGGGTTTTTGAGATGCAGGATACATACTCACGAAAGTACGGATTAATCTTTGCTTACCGGAATATCAGGTGGGAAGGGGAGATAAGGGGTGAGAAGAATCACGGTCTTTTAAAGGCGGAGGATGTTCCCTTTGAAAGCCTGTTGTCCTACGATGCCCGGCATTTTCCTGTCGTAAGGGAAAAGTTTCTTGAAAGATGGGTAAACCAAAAAGAGAGCACCTGCCTTGTAAGCTGTGAGGGTGATCTCATCAACGGTTACGGGATGATCAGAAAGTGTGTTGAAGGCTATAAAATCGGACCGCTTTTTGCAGACAATCCGGATATCGCTGAGAAGATATTTTCAGGGCTTTGCGGTTCTGTTGAATCCGGGCCTGTATATCTTGACACGCCTGAGCCGAATTCAGATGCTGTTGCACTTGCTAAAAAATACAATATGACAGAGGTGTTTGGAACAGCAAGAATGTACACAAAAGAGATCCCAAAACTCCCGCTGGAAAACATCTTCGGGGTTACATCGTTTGAGATGGGATGA
- a CDS encoding bifunctional 5,6,7,8-tetrahydromethanopterin hydro-lyase/3-hexulose-6-phosphate synthase: MYLIGEALEGEGAELAHIDLLIGDKTGPVGMAFANAASQLSQGHTPLLAVIRPNLLTKPATLIIPKVTLKKESQVNAMFGAVQASVAKAVADSYEEGVFDECDAEETVLLVSAFLHPDAKDYNRIYRYNYGATKLAIERAFNKFPSKETLMHEKDRAGHAVMGFKVHRLWDPPYLQVALDLVDMGSVEKVLKAVPKNDHVLIEAGTPLIKQFGLAVIGEIRKIRPDAFIIADLKTLDTGNLEARMAANASADAVVVSGLAPVSTIEKFIKEAKKTGIYSVIDMLNVKEPAKLIEELAKVNAVPSIVEMHRAIDNESTEYNWGDIPAIKAAAGGKLLVATAGGVRQHVVKTALASGADIIVVGRAITASKNIQNSAEQFLEEMNKEEIDQFRVMTDF, from the coding sequence ATGTATTTAATTGGCGAAGCACTCGAAGGCGAAGGCGCAGAACTTGCGCACATCGATCTTTTAATCGGTGACAAGACAGGTCCGGTTGGAATGGCATTTGCAAACGCAGCATCACAGCTATCGCAGGGACACACCCCACTTCTGGCAGTTATCAGGCCAAATCTTCTGACAAAGCCTGCAACACTCATCATTCCAAAAGTAACCCTTAAAAAAGAGTCACAGGTCAATGCAATGTTTGGTGCAGTCCAGGCATCAGTTGCAAAGGCTGTTGCAGACTCATATGAAGAAGGCGTCTTTGATGAATGCGATGCTGAAGAGACTGTTCTTTTGGTTAGCGCATTCCTCCACCCCGATGCAAAGGACTACAACAGAATTTACCGCTACAACTACGGTGCAACAAAACTCGCAATTGAGCGTGCATTTAACAAATTCCCAAGCAAAGAAACACTCATGCATGAAAAGGACCGTGCAGGACACGCTGTTATGGGATTCAAGGTACACCGCCTTTGGGACCCTCCATACCTTCAGGTCGCTCTCGACCTTGTTGACATGGGCTCAGTAGAAAAGGTCTTAAAAGCAGTTCCTAAAAACGACCACGTTTTAATTGAAGCAGGAACTCCGTTAATCAAACAGTTTGGTCTTGCAGTAATTGGCGAGATCAGAAAGATCAGACCAGATGCATTTATCATTGCAGACTTAAAGACACTCGACACAGGAAACCTGGAGGCAAGGATGGCAGCAAACGCATCCGCTGATGCTGTTGTCGTATCAGGTCTTGCACCTGTCTCAACAATTGAGAAGTTCATCAAAGAAGCAAAGAAGACAGGCATATACTCAGTAATCGATATGCTCAATGTAAAAGAGCCTGCAAAATTAATTGAAGAGCTTGCAAAAGTCAATGCAGTACCAAGCATCGTTGAGATGCACCGTGCAATTGACAACGAATCAACAGAATACAACTGGGGAGACATTCCTGCAATCAAGGCAGCAGCAGGTGGAAAACTCCTTGTTGCAACAGCCGGCGGTGTCCGTCAGCATGTTGTCAAGACAGCTCTTGCATCAGGCGCAGATATCATCGTCGTAGGACGTGCAATCACTGCAAGCAAGAATATCCAGAATTCAGCAGAACAGTTCCTTGAGGAAATGAACAAGGAAGAGATTGACCAGTTCAGGGTCATGACTGATTTCTAA
- a CDS encoding YIP1 family protein: protein MINPFSTIRSVKSGSLREDLLFFIFTAFFGSSFYLLAFYIGNTDVNMSIANNNWFLGALLLFATNFISFITGGIFLILIISLIIHFLLLFTKNGAGNYEDTIKGVIYSASPVILFIWLTSFIEVYYIISLLLVWFAVLTCICLSILKDKNNVESVLVTLFVSVVLFGIIYYNYGMSRCLSCMA from the coding sequence TTGATTAACCCTTTCTCTACAATCAGGAGTGTTAAAAGCGGTTCTTTGAGGGAAGATCTTTTATTTTTTATTTTTACCGCATTTTTTGGGTCTTCATTCTATTTACTGGCATTTTATATTGGTAATACCGATGTAAATATGTCAATCGCCAATAACAACTGGTTTTTAGGCGCTCTTCTTTTATTTGCAACTAATTTTATTTCATTCATTACAGGCGGCATTTTTCTGATTCTAATTATAAGTCTGATTATTCATTTTCTTCTTCTTTTTACAAAAAACGGAGCAGGTAATTATGAAGATACTATTAAAGGAGTTATTTACTCAGCGTCACCTGTAATACTGTTTATATGGCTCACAAGTTTCATAGAAGTGTATTATATAATATCATTGCTTTTAGTCTGGTTTGCCGTATTAACATGCATATGCCTCAGCATTTTAAAGGATAAAAATAATGTTGAGTCAGTTTTGGTTACCCTTTTCGTAAGTGTTGTCCTTTTTGGCATAATATATTATAATTATGGAATGAGCCGGTGCCTGTCATGCATGGCATAA
- a CDS encoding AMP-binding protein, with protein sequence MAMISYASGLSDVPLIGETIGGMLERISATYPDNEALVAVDQNIRWTYSEFLSKVDELALSLMALGVNKGDRVGIWAMNYAEWVLVQFATAKCGAIMVNINPAYRTFELEYALKQAEVHTLILQGRFKTSDYVGMFYEACPEAIESRAGKISTEKFPFLRNVVFMGDVPYNGMFTWDEFISKGKNISREELKEREESLSFDDPINIQYTSGTTGYPKGVVLTHHSVVNNGFTIGEGMKFTEKDRLCIPVPFYHCFGMVLSNLASVTHGSTMVLPAPAFDPEAVLKAIDNEKCTAVHGVPTMFIAELKHPNFNKYKYDTLRTGIMAGSPCPIEYMRAVNEKMNMKDIVIVYGQTETSPGVTMTTTNDPLERRVTTVGRTFPHVELKVVDPVTQKIVPRGEPGEICARGYVVMKCYYNNPSATRQTIDSDHWNHTGDLGIMDEEGYVKIVGRLKEMVIRGGENIYPREIEEFLHTSPKIEDVYITGVPDEKYGEELIAWVKLHEGLKMTEEELKEFCKGQIARYKIPKYVKFVDSFPMTVSGKIKKGDMREISIAELGLETEAKIETA encoded by the coding sequence ATGGCTATGATAAGCTACGCGAGCGGGTTGTCAGACGTACCGCTGATAGGAGAGACTATCGGCGGGATGCTTGAGCGCATCAGCGCGACATACCCCGACAATGAGGCTCTGGTTGCAGTAGACCAGAACATAAGGTGGACGTATAGTGAATTCCTCTCGAAAGTGGATGAGCTTGCTCTTAGCCTTATGGCACTTGGCGTCAACAAGGGTGATCGCGTAGGTATCTGGGCAATGAATTACGCAGAATGGGTTCTTGTCCAGTTTGCAACCGCAAAATGCGGTGCGATAATGGTCAATATAAATCCGGCATACCGCACGTTTGAACTGGAATACGCCTTAAAACAGGCTGAGGTCCATACACTCATTCTTCAGGGACGTTTTAAGACATCGGATTATGTGGGAATGTTTTATGAGGCATGTCCTGAGGCAATCGAGTCACGCGCTGGTAAAATAAGCACTGAAAAGTTCCCGTTCCTCAGGAATGTTGTATTTATGGGGGATGTCCCCTACAACGGGATGTTTACCTGGGATGAATTTATTTCAAAAGGCAAAAACATCAGCCGTGAGGAATTAAAGGAGCGTGAAGAATCCCTCAGCTTTGATGATCCAATCAATATCCAGTACACAAGCGGTACGACAGGGTATCCAAAGGGAGTTGTCCTGACCCATCACAGTGTTGTAAACAACGGCTTTACGATAGGTGAGGGAATGAAATTTACAGAAAAGGATCGTCTTTGCATCCCTGTTCCTTTCTACCACTGCTTTGGAATGGTTTTGTCGAATCTTGCATCGGTAACACACGGTTCCACAATGGTTCTTCCGGCCCCTGCATTTGATCCCGAGGCTGTCTTAAAGGCAATAGACAATGAAAAATGCACCGCTGTTCACGGTGTCCCGACAATGTTTATTGCCGAACTTAAGCATCCGAATTTCAACAAATACAAATATGACACTCTGAGAACCGGAATTATGGCAGGTTCTCCGTGCCCTATTGAGTATATGAGGGCTGTAAATGAAAAGATGAACATGAAGGACATTGTCATTGTCTACGGCCAGACTGAGACATCACCTGGTGTTACGATGACGACAACAAATGATCCGCTTGAGAGAAGGGTTACAACGGTCGGCAGAACATTTCCTCATGTTGAGTTAAAGGTAGTTGATCCTGTCACTCAAAAGATTGTTCCAAGGGGTGAACCCGGAGAGATCTGTGCACGCGGTTACGTTGTCATGAAGTGCTACTACAACAATCCGAGTGCTACCCGTCAGACAATAGATTCTGATCACTGGAATCATACCGGAGATCTTGGAATCATGGATGAGGAAGGCTATGTCAAGATTGTCGGAAGACTCAAAGAGATGGTCATACGCGGCGGAGAGAACATCTATCCGCGTGAGATTGAAGAATTCCTGCATACCAGCCCAAAGATTGAGGATGTCTATATTACAGGCGTTCCTGATGAGAAATACGGTGAGGAGCTTATTGCCTGGGTAAAGCTTCATGAAGGCCTAAAAATGACTGAAGAGGAGCTTAAGGAGTTTTGCAAAGGTCAGATTGCCCGCTATAAGATTCCAAAATATGTCAAGTTTGTAGACAGTTTCCCAATGACTGTATCAGGCAAAATAAAGAAGGGAGATATGCGGGAGATTTCAATTGCAGAACTTGGTCTTGAGACTGAGGCAAAGATAGAGACTGCCTGA